In Sporosarcina psychrophila, a genomic segment contains:
- a CDS encoding DUF1871 family protein, translating into MQTIEMNKKAVALLEQWDPFDVGPKAYAHEIVDVVSDLQRLDHPTDLAKRIREIYEQSYKLWIPIEKCVQVSYKLLAIKYEAKCIV; encoded by the coding sequence GTGCAAACTATAGAAATGAACAAAAAGGCAGTAGCACTTCTTGAACAATGGGACCCATTTGACGTAGGACCAAAAGCGTATGCACACGAAATCGTTGATGTCGTATCGGACTTACAGCGTCTTGATCACCCAACCGACCTTGCAAAACGAATTCGGGAAATTTACGAACAATCTTATAAATTATGGATTCCAATCGAAAAGTGTGTTCAAGTTTCTTATAAGCTGTTAGCGATTAAATACGAGGCGAAATGTATCGTCTGA
- a CDS encoding sodium-dependent transporter encodes MKQRDQWSSKIGFVLAAAGSAIGLGAIWKFPYMVGMNGGSVFLLLFIICTIAIGLPILLAEFVIGRMGQADAITSLKRLAPGKKWPLIGWMGLAVSFILLSFYSVVGGWILSYLTRAIFFKLDATNHGDLFNTIIANPVEVLFAQAVFMGLTIWIVQSGIKGGIERASRWMMPMLFIFFIILAIRSLTLDGAMEGVRFLFVPDWSHLTGSTFLLALGQAFFSLSVGVTAMMTYASYLPKEEKLGQSAMNVAILNITISILAGIVIFPAVFALGHSPEEGPGLIFVVLPAIFSQIPFGNMFMIIFFILMLFATLTSSIAMLEIVVSSGIREKIERRKRAAWVFGILIFIVGIPSALSFGVLSDVKIFGGSIFDFADTLTSKIGMPLGALFVSIFAGFVLTKSQTDDELRMHPVMNSLWKFLVRYAAPVAIIVIFIVSIFGL; translated from the coding sequence ATGAAACAACGTGATCAATGGTCGTCAAAAATCGGTTTCGTTCTAGCAGCTGCCGGTAGTGCGATCGGACTCGGTGCAATATGGAAATTCCCATATATGGTGGGGATGAACGGCGGAAGTGTTTTCCTTCTACTATTCATTATTTGTACAATTGCAATCGGACTTCCGATTTTGCTTGCAGAGTTTGTCATCGGTCGAATGGGACAGGCTGATGCAATTACATCACTAAAACGATTGGCGCCAGGTAAAAAGTGGCCTTTGATTGGCTGGATGGGACTTGCAGTTTCATTCATTCTCCTGTCATTTTATAGCGTGGTCGGGGGTTGGATTCTTTCCTATTTAACACGAGCTATTTTCTTCAAACTCGATGCTACGAATCATGGCGATCTTTTCAATACAATCATCGCCAATCCAGTAGAAGTTCTATTTGCTCAGGCCGTGTTCATGGGACTGACAATTTGGATTGTACAAAGTGGTATTAAGGGAGGTATTGAGCGGGCGAGCAGGTGGATGATGCCAATGCTGTTCATATTCTTCATCATTCTTGCAATCCGTTCATTAACATTGGATGGTGCAATGGAAGGTGTTCGATTCCTGTTTGTGCCTGATTGGTCTCACTTGACAGGTTCTACGTTTTTACTTGCACTTGGTCAAGCTTTCTTCTCACTAAGCGTTGGGGTGACAGCAATGATGACCTATGCATCTTATTTACCGAAAGAAGAAAAGTTAGGGCAATCGGCAATGAACGTTGCGATTTTAAATATTACCATTTCAATTTTAGCTGGTATTGTTATATTTCCCGCAGTGTTCGCACTCGGCCATTCACCTGAAGAAGGACCGGGGCTAATTTTCGTCGTTTTACCAGCCATTTTTAGCCAGATTCCGTTTGGCAATATGTTTATGATTATTTTCTTCATCTTGATGCTTTTCGCTACACTTACTTCATCGATTGCGATGCTTGAAATTGTCGTGTCTAGTGGGATCCGCGAGAAAATCGAGCGTAGAAAACGTGCTGCATGGGTATTTGGAATTCTTATCTTCATCGTTGGTATTCCAAGCGCGCTGTCATTCGGTGTCCTGTCTGACGTGAAAATATTCGGCGGTTCCATCTTTGACTTTGCAGACACATTGACGAGCAAAATCGGTATGCCTTTAGGTGCGTTATTCGTTTCGATATTCGCGGGCTTTGTGTTGACGAAATCGCAAACAGACGACGAGCTGCGCATGCATCCTGTGATGAACAGCCTTTGGAAATTCCTTGTCAGGTATGCCGCACCTGTCGCCATCATCGTCATTTTCATCGTATCGATTTTCGGACTTTAA
- a CDS encoding RNA polymerase sigma factor produces MKESELMQKVRDGEKDAFEKLMDIYSGDIERFAIQYGCMLKQAADVAEETFRNLHNQLDSISNEESLVCTLYKKALKSLVNVQQTDLPNEPIFPFEEDQELHDQIVNLEMEYKVPFILSQFHKLDDSEIVKITDTSLETVEQAIAVAFRDLGDAQLKKRLDFLNKSYRRMKSSFRKEQVFAKPQQEIRTDGELKQTISKKAMISWIAGIIVLLLLVIIPIVTGEEYKKTSAEKYVERLKESFEQEIGGRYSELGLIESTEEDKLDYNYIWYGNQARADFESMIKRYEGVIDKTGTLNKKKIEDEYGKIINKLELASEMANRLVKKPLANDKAKSGEFMKGYLKQYDVLQQAYFMTFIKHEQITADAIVNESFAADKFIQQKDTYPEDLQQALDGMIKQNIYPTFIKGFGTLAPSYGKNDFSAKIRSSIHEDFGGFFTLLESAPFVSYPGLAHSLEDSVDFLLDMEKSLLSTTINDEKTDMLSWTYNELFYVIGGAAELDRIFGDDGKVKTEFREGWERIASAGEGSPAAYIMQMIISEMDATDWTESKSLNRLGIYDVHQALELAKAGKLESFSISGIMQTETGMEIVTLPNPSFENVVQETYYSFSLYHDLSKLKGVSPLVIIGVYFYANEQKDPETMWHLYSKTKNVVKLEEFVDEWSQFDIDLYSFDSLRFDGSEETAGSIGFQRGNTLSVSTQMALNEDFVWEIEQIILSLMFF; encoded by the coding sequence GTGAAAGAATCTGAGTTGATGCAAAAGGTGAGAGATGGAGAGAAGGATGCTTTTGAAAAATTGATGGACATTTATTCAGGAGACATTGAACGTTTCGCCATCCAGTATGGTTGTATGTTAAAACAGGCAGCTGATGTAGCGGAAGAAACGTTTAGAAATTTACATAACCAGTTAGATTCCATTAGCAATGAAGAGTCGCTTGTGTGCACGTTATATAAAAAGGCATTAAAAAGTCTAGTAAATGTTCAACAAACTGATTTGCCGAATGAACCGATTTTTCCTTTTGAAGAGGATCAGGAATTGCATGACCAGATTGTAAACCTTGAAATGGAATATAAAGTACCGTTCATTCTTTCGCAATTCCACAAGTTGGATGATTCAGAGATTGTGAAAATTACGGACACCTCCCTAGAAACAGTTGAACAAGCTATAGCGGTGGCATTCCGTGATTTGGGAGATGCGCAATTGAAAAAGAGGCTGGATTTCCTCAATAAGTCATATAGGCGCATGAAGTCTTCATTCAGAAAAGAGCAGGTTTTTGCAAAGCCTCAGCAGGAGATACGGACAGATGGAGAATTGAAACAAACGATATCTAAGAAGGCCATGATTTCCTGGATTGCCGGAATCATAGTGCTGCTTTTGCTTGTAATAATTCCTATAGTTACAGGGGAAGAATACAAAAAAACTTCAGCCGAAAAATATGTAGAACGATTGAAGGAGTCGTTTGAGCAAGAAATAGGGGGCCGATATTCTGAACTGGGCCTTATTGAATCGACCGAGGAAGACAAACTAGACTATAACTATATATGGTATGGCAATCAAGCACGCGCTGATTTTGAGTCGATGATAAAAAGATATGAGGGCGTTATTGACAAAACTGGTACTTTGAATAAAAAGAAGATAGAGGATGAGTATGGAAAAATAATTAACAAATTGGAATTAGCATCTGAAATGGCTAACCGATTAGTAAAAAAACCGCTTGCGAACGATAAAGCGAAAAGTGGAGAATTCATGAAGGGCTATTTGAAACAGTATGACGTACTCCAACAAGCTTATTTCATGACATTTATCAAACATGAACAGATTACCGCAGATGCAATCGTTAACGAATCTTTTGCTGCTGATAAGTTTATACAGCAGAAAGATACATATCCTGAAGACTTGCAACAAGCATTAGATGGAATGATTAAACAAAACATCTATCCAACTTTTATTAAGGGATTCGGCACATTAGCTCCAAGTTACGGTAAGAATGACTTCAGCGCAAAGATTCGATCTTCAATCCACGAAGATTTTGGTGGTTTTTTCACATTATTGGAATCTGCACCTTTCGTATCGTATCCGGGACTAGCGCATTCCCTAGAAGACTCGGTTGATTTTTTATTGGACATGGAAAAATCATTGTTGTCAACAACTATCAATGATGAAAAGACTGACATGCTCAGTTGGACTTACAACGAACTCTTTTATGTAATCGGCGGGGCGGCGGAACTTGATCGTATATTTGGCGATGATGGCAAGGTGAAAACGGAGTTTCGCGAAGGATGGGAACGAATCGCTTCTGCCGGTGAAGGCTCTCCAGCAGCTTATATTATGCAAATGATCATCTCCGAAATGGATGCAACAGATTGGACGGAGTCAAAAAGCCTCAATCGTTTAGGAATATATGACGTTCATCAAGCATTGGAGCTTGCGAAAGCAGGAAAACTTGAATCGTTTAGCATAAGCGGGATTATGCAAACTGAAACGGGTATGGAAATTGTGACGCTTCCCAATCCTAGCTTTGAGAACGTAGTTCAAGAGACATATTATTCATTCTCCTTGTATCATGATCTTTCTAAATTAAAAGGAGTCAGTCCCTTGGTTATTATTGGTGTTTACTTTTACGCGAATGAACAAAAAGATCCAGAGACGATGTGGCATCTTTATAGTAAAACAAAAAATGTTGTCAAACTTGAAGAATTCGTTGATGAATGGAGTCAATTTGATATAGATCTTTATAGTTTCGATAGTCTGCGATTTGATGGTAGCGAAGAAACGGCGGGTTCAATCGGATTTCAGCGTGGAAATACTCTTTCTGTTAGTACGCAGATGGCTTTGAATGAAGATTTCGTATGGGAAATCGAGCAGATTATTTTAAGTTTGATGTTTTTTTGA
- a CDS encoding RNA polymerase sigma factor produces MEESGGVEEAKNGDLAAFEKWMDLHSGNLERFAIQCGCTRESAGKVTEETFRTFFTDLGKLNDEEWLRYDLYRMVLEMLVHIQRREPLQESILSFEEDQQLHEKIMNLEEKAKLSLILSQFHGMNEVEIATITGISADAVEESIAQGVKQLTVEIDSLLLEKRLEFLHKSYGRISSSFRKDQVFAKPQKEIQATKKLKQKISKKAMVSWIAGIIVLLLLVMLPAVTGEEYKKASAEKYVEQLKVSFEEEIASRHAVLGLTEPTEEDKQEYYYFGYGKQAREDFEVMIQREERVIAEIGRIDKKSIGKQYDEIVKTLTLPSKMVEQLVKSPLTSDKEKSAEFIIEYVKQINEIQNAYSTFFFRYHQFIDEATVDETVNIEKYLEMKESYPKELQKALNSMEKQNLYLLPFYSSYAKTELSAQIKASIHKDFKGYIAFLESSSIDYYSKPASSYIELMANLVEIENTLLANVEIEIPYTSLEDYYSWLVYLMVVGSETNQIVGFDGKVTEEVKSIWMKVAANGEGSPSAFIMQKVINEMEASGWTESETQSHLNLYHLGYAVELARKGRLHTFEMSGILQSDRGLSSVTFPDSSFEDLVEKTYELYSTGHDSAVLKDVHPLVVFAVYCFANDHEDPETMWHLYNPEDDLHTLEEYISGWRKVDVNLYEMKSLLFDGRESSTGSIGFERGSMNFFDAEMVLDETAGWKIKHIDLNFMKSE; encoded by the coding sequence ATGGAAGAATCCGGTGGGGTTGAAGAAGCAAAGAATGGAGATCTTGCGGCATTTGAAAAATGGATGGATCTTCATTCAGGCAACTTAGAACGGTTTGCCATTCAATGTGGCTGTACACGAGAATCGGCAGGGAAGGTTACGGAAGAGACGTTTCGAACGTTCTTTACGGATTTGGGAAAATTGAATGATGAGGAATGGCTCCGGTATGACTTATATAGAATGGTGTTAGAAATGCTTGTACATATTCAACGGAGGGAGCCTTTACAAGAGTCCATTTTGTCGTTTGAAGAGGATCAGCAATTGCATGAAAAGATTATGAATCTTGAAGAAAAAGCTAAGCTATCGTTAATTCTTTCCCAATTTCATGGAATGAATGAAGTAGAGATAGCAACGATTACGGGTATTTCCGCAGATGCTGTCGAAGAGTCCATCGCACAAGGGGTCAAACAACTGACTGTTGAAATTGACAGCTTACTTTTGGAGAAACGGCTGGAATTCCTTCATAAATCATATGGGAGAATTAGTTCTTCATTCAGAAAAGATCAGGTTTTCGCGAAACCACAAAAGGAAATACAAGCTACTAAGAAATTGAAACAAAAGATATCAAAGAAAGCTATGGTTTCATGGATTGCCGGAATTATTGTCTTATTGTTACTTGTTATGCTTCCTGCTGTGACGGGGGAGGAGTATAAAAAAGCGTCAGCCGAAAAATACGTGGAACAGCTTAAAGTATCTTTTGAGGAAGAAATAGCGAGTCGCCATGCTGTATTGGGTTTGACGGAACCAACTGAAGAAGATAAACAAGAGTATTATTATTTTGGATATGGCAAACAAGCACGTGAGGACTTTGAAGTGATGATCCAAAGAGAAGAAAGAGTTATTGCGGAAATTGGCAGGATTGATAAAAAAAGTATTGGTAAACAGTATGACGAAATCGTTAAAACACTGACATTGCCATCTAAAATGGTCGAACAGCTCGTTAAAAGTCCTCTCACAAGTGATAAAGAAAAAAGTGCGGAATTTATAATTGAGTACGTGAAACAGATTAATGAAATACAAAATGCCTACAGTACATTTTTTTTTAGATATCATCAATTTATTGATGAAGCTACAGTTGACGAAACCGTTAATATTGAAAAGTATCTTGAAATGAAAGAGTCCTACCCTAAAGAATTACAGAAGGCGTTAAATAGTATGGAGAAACAAAATCTTTATCTGTTACCTTTTTATTCGAGTTATGCCAAAACTGAGTTAAGTGCTCAAATTAAAGCTTCGATTCATAAAGATTTTAAAGGCTATATAGCTTTTTTAGAATCCTCATCAATCGATTATTATTCGAAGCCGGCTAGTTCCTATATTGAACTAATGGCTAATTTGGTAGAAATAGAAAACACACTGCTAGCAAATGTGGAAATTGAAATTCCTTATACATCGCTGGAGGATTATTACTCTTGGTTAGTTTATTTAATGGTCGTCGGCTCTGAAACGAATCAGATCGTTGGTTTCGACGGAAAGGTAACAGAAGAAGTTAAATCTATTTGGATGAAAGTTGCTGCTAATGGAGAAGGATCGCCATCTGCTTTTATAATGCAAAAAGTTATAAACGAAATGGAAGCGAGCGGATGGACAGAATCTGAAACACAAAGCCATTTAAATCTATACCATCTTGGTTATGCAGTGGAACTTGCCAGGAAGGGAAGACTTCATACCTTTGAGATGAGCGGAATTCTACAATCGGATAGGGGTCTTAGTAGTGTCACTTTTCCCGATTCTTCTTTTGAGGATTTAGTTGAGAAGACTTACGAACTTTACTCAACAGGTCATGATTCTGCTGTGTTAAAAGATGTACATCCATTGGTCGTTTTTGCAGTTTATTGTTTTGCGAATGACCATGAAGATCCGGAAACGATGTGGCATCTGTATAATCCCGAGGATGATTTACATACTCTCGAAGAGTATATAAGTGGATGGAGAAAAGTGGATGTCAATCTTTACGAAATGAAGAGTCTATTGTTTGACGGAAGGGAATCTTCGACGGGTTCAATCGGATTTGAGCGAGGAAGTATGAATTTTTTTGATGCTGAGATGGTATTGGATGAGACTGCTGGATGGAAAATTAAACATATTGATTTAAACTTTATGAAGTCTGAATAA
- a CDS encoding RNA polymerase sigma factor, which translates to MFEEWVDMYSPDIERFAFQYGCSLVEAAEVAEETFHTIYTNLEKLADGKRYIYKTALEKLGQVEQTNPRLASPIPFKEDAEFHSEIIKLDEKYRVPLVLHLFHEFSFEEINEVMAIPLDEVVANIQAARELLREAIGYPPQDVFKKRVEFLWMSYDRLPLLFNVVNVSRGNILQSLMKARS; encoded by the coding sequence ATGTTTGAAGAGTGGGTGGATATGTATTCACCTGACATTGAACGTTTTGCGTTTCAGTATGGATGTTCTTTAGTGGAAGCTGCAGAAGTAGCCGAGGAAACATTTCATACAATTTACACCAATTTAGAGAAACTGGCTGATGGTAAGCGATACATTTATAAAACTGCTTTGGAAAAGCTTGGGCAAGTTGAACAAACGAATCCACGGCTGGCTAGTCCTATTCCATTTAAGGAAGACGCTGAATTTCATTCGGAAATAATAAAGCTTGATGAAAAATACCGTGTGCCACTTGTTCTTCATTTATTCCATGAATTTAGCTTTGAAGAGATTAATGAAGTTATGGCTATTCCACTTGATGAAGTAGTAGCGAATATTCAAGCCGCGAGAGAATTGCTAAGAGAAGCAATAGGCTATCCGCCGCAAGATGTTTTCAAAAAACGCGTCGAGTTTCTTTGGATGTCATATGATCGTCTTCCTCTACTTTTTAATGTGGTCAATGTAAGTAGGGGGAACATACTCCAGTCATTAATGAAAGCAAGAAGTTAA
- the yugI gene encoding S1 domain-containing post-transcriptional regulator GSP13, translating to MARKYEVGEEFSGKVTGIQPYGAFVALDGETQGLVHISEITYGFVKDINEYLTVGQEVQVKVLEVDEAAGKISLSIRALQEAPAATRKEDHPRKSLQARVDESDAEGFNSLKDKLQDWIEKSGQ from the coding sequence ATGGCGCGAAAATATGAAGTAGGCGAAGAGTTTTCGGGCAAAGTGACAGGTATCCAGCCGTATGGTGCATTTGTTGCACTCGATGGTGAAACACAAGGACTTGTACACATATCTGAAATCACATACGGATTCGTAAAAGACATTAATGAATATCTAACTGTGGGGCAAGAGGTCCAAGTGAAAGTACTGGAAGTCGACGAAGCTGCAGGTAAGATTAGTCTATCAATTCGTGCTCTTCAAGAAGCACCGGCTGCAACACGAAAAGAAGACCATCCGCGCAAGTCACTGCAAGCGCGTGTTGACGAAAGTGATGCAGAAGGATTCAATTCATTGAAAGACAAACTTCAAGACTGGATCGAAAAGTCTGGGCAGTAA
- a CDS encoding sigma 54-interacting transcriptional regulator, with protein MIILKNIDDSLFPFYEFAVRRAAVGIHAVDNNGRTVIYNEKMKEIEGLALEDVGDRSILELFNFDQEESTLLKVLQSGKEQLNVKQTYWNRKGTEITSINDTYPIFNQQTLIGAVELARDVTALEKFVLQPFRKSSDPVTFNQIIASSPPMKVVIATAKKAAKAKLPVLLIGETGTGKDLIAESIHNELSPSSTVLYTLFCHSSDPILIGRLDKDLNVEDPLTLFCERIDLLSIPLQQKLLSILLKSPNSNKQFIASIGDDPVELIASGTLLKDLYYFFASFTIRIPPLRKRKEDILPFISAYLERRNERYGSTLKDITPEVEHLFLGYEWPGNTRELEFLLDEISSLAMTETAITYDLLPFHFRMKSADITDEPTQAADFIVQPGKELLPLEQFLREAEAYYLQKAMKLNDKNVTKTANALGMSRQNLQYRLRKLKK; from the coding sequence GTGATTATTTTGAAGAATATAGACGATTCACTCTTCCCTTTTTATGAGTTTGCAGTGCGTCGTGCCGCGGTTGGTATACATGCCGTTGACAACAATGGTCGAACTGTCATCTATAATGAAAAGATGAAAGAAATCGAAGGACTTGCACTCGAAGATGTGGGTGATCGTTCAATTTTAGAACTTTTCAATTTCGACCAAGAAGAAAGTACACTGTTAAAAGTTTTGCAAAGCGGCAAAGAACAACTAAATGTAAAACAAACGTACTGGAACCGAAAAGGTACAGAAATCACATCCATTAATGACACATATCCAATCTTTAACCAACAAACTCTCATTGGAGCTGTTGAATTAGCCCGTGACGTAACAGCTCTCGAGAAATTCGTTCTTCAGCCATTTCGAAAAAGTAGTGATCCTGTAACATTCAATCAAATAATTGCTTCCTCCCCGCCTATGAAAGTGGTTATTGCGACTGCAAAAAAAGCAGCGAAAGCAAAATTACCGGTATTGTTAATCGGTGAAACAGGTACAGGTAAGGATCTTATCGCTGAAAGCATACATAATGAATTATCACCTTCCAGCACCGTACTCTATACCCTGTTCTGTCATAGTTCAGACCCAATCCTTATAGGACGCTTAGATAAAGATTTAAATGTAGAGGATCCTCTTACATTATTTTGTGAAAGAATCGATTTGTTATCCATTCCATTACAGCAAAAATTGCTATCGATACTTTTAAAATCACCTAACAGTAATAAGCAATTCATCGCAAGTATCGGGGATGACCCTGTCGAATTAATCGCTTCGGGCACATTATTAAAAGACTTATATTATTTCTTTGCTTCATTCACAATTCGAATTCCACCTCTGCGAAAACGAAAAGAAGATATATTACCGTTCATTTCTGCTTATTTGGAACGGCGCAATGAACGCTACGGTTCCACACTTAAAGATATTACACCCGAAGTTGAACATCTTTTCCTCGGGTATGAATGGCCTGGAAATACCCGGGAGCTCGAGTTTCTTCTCGACGAAATCTCTTCTCTAGCGATGACCGAGACTGCCATTACCTATGATTTGCTTCCATTCCATTTCAGGATGAAAAGCGCGGATATCACCGACGAACCGACGCAAGCTGCTGATTTCATCGTCCAACCTGGCAAAGAGCTACTACCGCTTGAACAGTTTTTGCGTGAGGCGGAAGCCTATTACTTACAAAAAGCGATGAAACTCAATGATAAGAACGTCACAAAAACTGCAAATGCGCTTGGTATGAGCAGGCAGAATTTGCAGTACCGACTGCGGAAATTAAAAAAGTGA